One segment of Deinococcus multiflagellatus DNA contains the following:
- a CDS encoding DUF3208 domain-containing protein — translation MLRRVSTSEPQPVGRAAVRLLQGYVWHPQEADIDLEQFLPHELDLPAREAAEDTEQEAAHVLWDAVNPPFAFFENGEPTASQAFYQFTVLRVYDTRPSNDALHADASAASEQLSPLLDVTPEGVGWQLWEDLRDL, via the coding sequence ATGCTACGGCGCGTGAGCACCAGTGAACCGCAGCCCGTGGGCCGCGCCGCCGTGCGCCTGCTGCAGGGCTACGTGTGGCATCCCCAGGAGGCCGATATCGACCTGGAGCAGTTTCTGCCCCACGAACTCGACCTGCCCGCCCGGGAAGCCGCCGAGGACACCGAGCAGGAAGCGGCGCATGTGCTGTGGGACGCCGTCAATCCGCCGTTTGCCTTTTTCGAGAACGGTGAGCCCACGGCCTCGCAGGCCTTTTACCAGTTCACGGTGCTGCGCGTGTACGACACCCGCCCCAGCAACGACGCCCTGCACGCCGACGCCAGCGCCGCCAGCGAGCAGCTCAGCCCCCTGCTGGACGTGACCCCCGAGGGCGTGGGCTGGCAGCTGTGGGAGGACCTGCGCGACCTATGA
- a CDS encoding helicase HerA-like domain-containing protein: protein MDYRAALAQLRAHLPPPSGGQARGSLRWLETQMRARGASPSSVRNIVYRGVGTPADKAALRAILQELAQELGCALPEAPPPRPALPPELDLLGRSKIRAYRQFVAGVRASRAPRLIVAGRPGAGKTVLLTQVARTLRDQGLPVTQLTLSGDLQGVLPLGTPPGASFAAQAQAQQDAARRALPTRGALLVRVGRDLHWSGAPPRASSGDALGGAAWAIQHLLERAPAGVAVLLALDGDCPPTSAAECIELRPPTPAEARAYLMSHLNVTRGEAERLVQEGGRSPERLMLLARLARAGAGPAELLGDPDTRCLAEATAALHAALPDPAAPWPAALLAAALGHDPATLPPHARLLLEAGPDGYRPAAALRGAWPGVLPAAQVAPLRALADTEDPALAPARLAAWAALRDVGALAAHLQAHPDDARHLPPLWPALRAAPGGDHRDLLARAVVAHHAGRGEYGAVTLRDALFTLLESARQAVRAWARVKLAESSLEHGNMDAAQAQLAHPDVTGMAGPDPWTMAAQADALLVQAALARWRGDLTAATQAAADPRAAQGGPRAWLWRGLIAKDAGQWTQALAALQAVPAGSPLLSARARYQEGDLLLRLGQPAAALAALQDAAARLQEAGSAPEEQARVLARTATARRRLGRPAAGLRDLRRALALVPPDPRRHADGVPRARLLSEGVPLLLALGRPDEALTWAAQALDLLARPEARPAEAAYRARRTRYRTALAYLSRGLGRPYLQPLAGPTRDHPDLVHARALLDTLLAGEVRGADRDHLLALDLRLSRALAEPDAARALTLTQSALALAAHPYEQAQALALHAEAALRAGQPDTALAAVNRAHALLRRVGPGPAPADPGLHAQLLALEAGASVQDGPALLPWLRAALADPALAPFRAGVWREVGAALLTVPGGAGWLADWGVTSQGALALPDALVVYEQAQFPPSGDELEG, encoded by the coding sequence GTGGATTACCGGGCGGCGCTGGCCCAGTTGCGGGCCCACCTGCCCCCCCCGTCGGGCGGGCAGGCGCGCGGCAGCCTGCGCTGGCTGGAAACCCAGATGCGCGCGCGCGGCGCCAGCCCCAGCAGCGTGCGCAACATCGTCTACCGGGGCGTGGGCACCCCGGCCGACAAGGCCGCCCTGCGCGCCATCCTGCAAGAACTCGCCCAGGAGCTGGGCTGCGCGCTGCCCGAGGCCCCTCCGCCTCGCCCGGCCCTGCCACCCGAACTGGACCTGCTGGGCCGCAGCAAGATTCGCGCCTACCGTCAGTTTGTGGCCGGGGTGCGGGCGAGCCGCGCGCCGCGCCTGATCGTGGCCGGGCGCCCGGGGGCGGGCAAGACCGTGCTGCTTACCCAGGTGGCCCGCACCCTGCGCGACCAGGGGCTGCCCGTGACCCAGCTGACGCTCTCGGGCGACCTGCAAGGCGTGTTGCCGCTGGGCACGCCGCCCGGGGCCTCGTTCGCCGCGCAGGCGCAGGCCCAGCAGGACGCGGCGCGGCGGGCCCTGCCCACGCGGGGGGCCCTGCTGGTGCGGGTGGGGCGCGACCTGCACTGGAGCGGCGCCCCCCCCCGGGCCAGCAGCGGCGATGCCCTGGGCGGCGCGGCCTGGGCCATTCAGCACCTGCTGGAGCGGGCGCCAGCGGGCGTGGCGGTGCTGCTGGCCCTGGACGGCGACTGCCCTCCGACCAGCGCGGCCGAGTGCATCGAACTGCGCCCGCCCACCCCAGCCGAGGCCCGCGCGTACCTGATGAGCCACCTGAATGTGACGCGGGGCGAGGCCGAGCGCTTGGTGCAGGAGGGGGGCCGCAGTCCCGAGCGCCTGATGCTGCTGGCCCGGCTGGCCCGCGCGGGGGCTGGCCCCGCCGAGCTGCTGGGCGACCCGGACACCCGCTGCCTTGCCGAGGCCACCGCTGCCCTGCACGCCGCCCTGCCCGACCCGGCCGCCCCCTGGCCCGCCGCGCTGCTGGCCGCCGCCCTGGGCCATGACCCGGCCACGCTGCCCCCCCACGCCCGGCTGCTGCTGGAGGCAGGCCCGGACGGCTACCGCCCGGCGGCGGCCCTGCGCGGCGCGTGGCCCGGTGTTCTGCCCGCCGCGCAGGTGGCCCCCCTGCGCGCCCTGGCCGACACCGAGGACCCCGCCCTGGCCCCCGCCCGGCTGGCGGCCTGGGCCGCGCTGCGCGACGTGGGCGCGCTGGCCGCCCATCTGCAGGCCCACCCGGACGACGCCCGGCACCTGCCGCCCCTGTGGCCCGCCCTGCGCGCCGCCCCCGGGGGCGACCACCGCGACCTGCTGGCCCGCGCCGTGGTGGCGCACCACGCCGGGCGGGGCGAATACGGCGCCGTGACCCTGCGCGACGCCCTGTTCACCCTGCTGGAATCCGCCCGGCAGGCGGTGCGGGCCTGGGCGCGCGTGAAGCTGGCCGAAAGCAGCCTGGAACACGGCAATATGGACGCCGCGCAGGCCCAGCTGGCCCACCCGGACGTGACCGGCATGGCGGGCCCTGATCCCTGGACTATGGCTGCCCAGGCCGACGCCCTGCTGGTGCAGGCGGCGCTGGCCCGCTGGCGCGGTGACCTGACGGCCGCCACGCAGGCCGCTGCTGACCCCCGCGCCGCGCAGGGGGGGCCCCGCGCGTGGCTGTGGCGCGGCCTGATCGCCAAGGATGCCGGGCAGTGGACCCAGGCCCTGGCCGCGTTGCAGGCCGTTCCGGCGGGCAGTCCTTTGCTCTCGGCGCGGGCGCGCTACCAGGAAGGCGACCTGCTGCTGCGCCTGGGGCAGCCCGCCGCCGCCCTGGCTGCCCTGCAGGACGCCGCCGCCCGCCTGCAGGAGGCCGGCAGCGCCCCCGAGGAGCAGGCGCGCGTACTGGCCCGCACCGCCACCGCCCGGCGCCGCCTGGGCCGCCCGGCGGCGGGCCTGCGTGACCTGCGCCGCGCCCTGGCCCTGGTGCCCCCCGATCCCCGGCGCCACGCCGACGGGGTCCCGCGTGCCCGCCTGCTGTCCGAGGGCGTGCCCCTGCTGCTGGCCCTGGGCCGCCCCGATGAAGCCCTGACCTGGGCCGCCCAGGCGCTGGACCTGCTCGCGCGCCCCGAGGCCCGCCCCGCCGAGGCCGCCTACCGCGCCCGGCGCACCCGCTACCGCACCGCGCTGGCCTACCTGTCGCGCGGGCTGGGCCGCCCCTACCTGCAGCCCCTGGCCGGCCCCACGCGCGATCACCCGGACCTTGTGCACGCCCGCGCCCTGCTGGACACCCTGCTGGCCGGGGAGGTGCGCGGCGCCGACCGCGATCACCTGCTGGCCCTGGACCTGCGCCTGAGCCGCGCCCTGGCCGAGCCCGACGCGGCGCGCGCCCTGACCCTGACCCAGAGCGCTCTGGCCCTGGCCGCCCACCCCTACGAACAGGCCCAGGCCCTGGCCCTGCACGCCGAGGCCGCCCTGCGCGCCGGCCAGCCGGACACGGCTCTGGCGGCGGTGAACCGCGCCCACGCCCTGCTGCGCCGGGTGGGCCCTGGCCCCGCCCCCGCCGACCCGGGCCTGCACGCCCAGCTGCTGGCCCTGGAAGCCGGCGCCAGCGTGCAGGACGGCCCCGCCCTGCTGCCCTGGTTGCGCGCGGCCCTGGCCGACCCCGCGCTGGCCCCCTTCCGCGCAGGGGTATGGCGCGAGGTGGGCGCGGCCCTGCTGACGGTGCCCGGCGGCGCGGGCTGGCTGGCCGACTGGGGCGTGACCTCGCAAGGTGCCCTGGCCCTGCCGGACGCTCTGGTGGTCTATGAGCAGGCCCAGTTTCCGCCCAGTGGGGATGAGCTGGAGGGGTGA
- a CDS encoding diacylglycerol/lipid kinase family protein, with protein sequence MNHEDSPVPPLPPLAVVLNPQAGRGLAAREWPRLQRELQARGLQHTVIQEASGEAALARVQALPPEVAVMAVGGDGTVGALLGAVVGTGRPLAIVPLGTGNDFAGLLGLKPGAFAEALDRLNYQPRALDALQLDILAGDEAGRRFVLLNGLGMGFDSDVTANMDRAPAHLRGFSRYAYSALSTLRALQLAEVDIVADGQPLYAGPSAIVAVMNGVRYGGGFRISPQSDVRDGCLNVVAGGAMNRRQLAGLMARVLRGTHLTHPLAHHTAAREVRVRWATPVRIHLDGDLHGRVSDIQVRVLPGAAKLLNA encoded by the coding sequence GTGAACCATGAGGACAGCCCCGTTCCGCCCCTTCCACCCCTGGCGGTGGTGCTGAATCCGCAGGCCGGGCGCGGTCTGGCCGCCCGGGAATGGCCGCGCCTGCAGCGCGAATTGCAGGCGCGCGGTCTGCAGCACACCGTGATTCAGGAGGCGTCCGGTGAAGCCGCGCTGGCCCGCGTGCAGGCCCTGCCCCCCGAAGTGGCGGTGATGGCCGTGGGCGGCGACGGCACCGTGGGCGCCCTGCTGGGGGCCGTGGTGGGCACCGGGCGCCCCCTGGCGATTGTGCCGCTGGGCACCGGCAACGATTTCGCTGGCCTGCTGGGCCTGAAACCCGGCGCTTTTGCCGAAGCCCTGGACCGCCTGAACTACCAGCCGCGCGCCCTGGACGCCCTGCAGCTGGACATTCTGGCCGGCGACGAGGCCGGGCGCCGCTTCGTGCTGCTCAATGGCCTGGGCATGGGCTTTGATTCTGACGTGACCGCCAACATGGACCGCGCGCCTGCGCACCTGCGCGGCTTTTCACGCTACGCCTATTCCGCCCTGAGCACCCTGCGCGCCCTGCAACTGGCCGAGGTGGACATCGTGGCCGATGGGCAGCCGCTCTACGCGGGCCCCAGCGCCATCGTGGCGGTCATGAACGGCGTGCGCTACGGCGGGGGCTTTCGGATCAGCCCGCAGTCGGATGTGCGCGACGGCTGCCTGAATGTGGTGGCGGGCGGCGCCATGAACCGCCGGCAGCTGGCTGGCCTGATGGCCCGGGTGTTGCGCGGCACCCACCTTACGCACCCCTTGGCCCACCACACGGCGGCGCGCGAGGTCCGGGTGCGCTGGGCCACTCCGGTGCGCATTCACCTTGACGGTGACCTGCACGGCCGCGTCAGCGACATTCAGGTGCGCGTGCTGCCGGGCGCGGCGAAGCTGCTGAATGCGTAA
- a CDS encoding fumarylacetoacetate hydrolase family protein has translation MQLIRMTWQGQPCWGELDGERVHLRVGMLGARTGQTAPYDPAALLAPAEPTKIVCVGRNYLDHIRELGNDKGDLPTEPGIFLKGPNALAEPGGAVQKPDWTQNFHFEGELAVVMGQRARHLSEGAALGAVAGYTCALDLTARDLQKTDLQWFRAKAADRFCPLGPHLVTGLDPADLRVQTRVNGEVRQDSRTRHMIFPLPQILAYVTRYVTLEPGDVVLTGTPEGVGPLQAGDVVEVEVEGVGALRTPIV, from the coding sequence ATGCAACTGATCCGCATGACATGGCAGGGCCAGCCCTGCTGGGGCGAGCTGGACGGCGAGCGCGTGCATCTGCGCGTCGGCATGCTGGGCGCCCGCACCGGGCAGACAGCCCCCTACGACCCGGCCGCCCTGCTGGCCCCCGCTGAGCCCACCAAGATCGTGTGTGTGGGCCGCAATTACCTGGACCACATCCGCGAACTGGGCAACGACAAGGGCGACCTGCCCACCGAGCCCGGCATTTTCCTGAAGGGCCCCAACGCCCTGGCCGAGCCCGGCGGCGCGGTGCAGAAGCCCGACTGGACCCAGAACTTTCACTTTGAGGGTGAACTGGCGGTGGTGATGGGCCAGCGCGCCCGCCACCTGAGCGAAGGGGCGGCCCTGGGCGCCGTGGCCGGCTACACCTGCGCCCTGGACCTGACGGCGCGCGACCTGCAGAAGACGGACCTGCAGTGGTTCCGCGCCAAGGCCGCCGACCGCTTTTGCCCCCTGGGGCCGCATTTGGTCACTGGCCTGGACCCCGCCGACCTGCGCGTACAGACCCGCGTGAACGGCGAGGTGCGCCAGGACAGCCGCACGCGGCACATGATTTTCCCGCTGCCCCAGATTCTGGCGTACGTGACGCGCTACGTGACCCTGGAGCCCGGTGATGTGGTGCTCACCGGCACCCCGGAAGGCGTGGGCCCGCTGCAAGCGGGTGACGTGGTGGAAGTTGAAGTGGAGGGCGTGGGCGCGTTGCGCACCCCGATTGTTTAA
- a CDS encoding Crp/Fnr family transcriptional regulator: protein MARLDDLKASFLFHNVPAEALQEALQVITERHYRPGQTILEQDAEGEALHILTRGVVRVSRISLGSRERVMGDVYAPGVIGETAVLGGGERSATVVAQTDVTTLMLYRTHFKQILRRHPDVLWNLSVMLVRRVTHLNDELIAFGLNTEAALSHVFTNLYRQRVQAGVPQPEVLPMSTQDIMSRISSSRETVSRVMRKLEGQRLLKSNGQTVTLLDPEGLENVTLEEADSLD from the coding sequence ATGGCGCGCCTGGACGATCTGAAAGCATCCTTTCTCTTCCACAACGTGCCCGCTGAGGCCCTGCAGGAAGCGCTGCAGGTCATCACCGAGCGGCACTACCGCCCCGGGCAGACCATCCTGGAACAGGACGCCGAGGGCGAGGCCCTGCACATCCTGACGCGCGGCGTGGTGCGGGTCAGTCGGATCAGCCTGGGCAGCCGCGAGCGCGTCATGGGCGACGTGTACGCGCCCGGCGTGATCGGTGAAACGGCCGTGCTGGGCGGCGGCGAGCGCAGCGCCACCGTGGTGGCCCAGACCGACGTGACCACTTTGATGCTTTACCGCACGCACTTCAAGCAGATTTTGCGCCGCCACCCGGACGTGCTGTGGAACCTCAGCGTGATGCTCGTGCGCCGCGTGACCCACCTGAACGACGAACTGATCGCCTTCGGCCTGAACACCGAAGCGGCCCTGAGTCATGTGTTCACCAACCTCTACCGCCAGCGCGTGCAGGCGGGCGTGCCGCAGCCGGAAGTGCTGCCGATGTCTACCCAGGACATCATGAGCCGCATTTCCAGCTCCCGCGAAACTGTCTCGCGCGTGATGCGCAAGCTGGAAGGCCAGCGCCTTCTGAAAAGCAACGGCCAGACCGTAACCCTGCTGGACCCCGAGGGCCTGGAAAACGTGACCCTCGAAGAAGCCGACAGCCTGGACTGA
- a CDS encoding ABC transporter ATP-binding protein — translation MRRVSLPPPALMARDLTQAYGSLQVLRGVGLDVAQGEVVAVTGPSGSGKSTLLHLLGGLDTPQGGEVWWAGERVDTLGTQVRAARRAGQLGLVFQHHYLLDDLSVLDNVLIPCRLSGRGDEARARDLLARVGLGGREADLPGVLSGGERQRVAVARALAARPAAVLADEPTGSLDRANAQAVAALLVALAREEAAGVLLVTHDERLARHADRTLHLLDGQFTDAAPDFA, via the coding sequence ATGCGCCGCGTGTCTCTGCCCCCCCCCGCCCTGATGGCCCGCGACCTCACGCAGGCGTACGGCAGCCTGCAGGTGCTGCGTGGCGTAGGTCTGGACGTGGCCCAGGGCGAGGTGGTGGCCGTCACCGGGCCGTCGGGCAGCGGCAAGAGCACGCTGCTGCACCTGCTGGGCGGGCTGGATACGCCGCAGGGCGGCGAGGTGTGGTGGGCGGGCGAACGGGTGGACACCCTGGGCACCCAGGTGCGCGCCGCGCGGCGGGCGGGGCAACTGGGGCTGGTGTTTCAGCATCACTACCTGCTGGACGACCTGAGTGTGCTGGACAACGTGCTGATTCCCTGTCGCCTGTCGGGCCGGGGCGACGAGGCGCGGGCGCGGGACCTGCTGGCGCGGGTGGGCCTGGGCGGGCGCGAGGCCGACCTGCCCGGGGTACTGAGTGGCGGTGAGCGCCAGCGGGTGGCGGTGGCCCGCGCCCTGGCCGCCCGCCCCGCCGCCGTGCTGGCCGACGAACCCACCGGCAGCCTGGACCGCGCCAATGCCCAGGCGGTGGCCGCGCTGCTGGTGGCCCTGGCGCGCGAGGAAGCAGCCGGGGTGCTGCTGGTCACCCACGACGAGCGGCTGGCCCGCCACGCCGACCGCACGCTGCACCTGCTGGACGGCCAGTTCACCGATGCAGCGCCGGATTTCGCGTAG
- a CDS encoding ARPP-2 domain-containing protein translates to MLTLEGLTPAPAQVRGAFRLVPLLRDRPCEDVRLTLQPLSRDVKAVALPDGTQYVAFVPHALHLDWGEGRPPEVALGGQVGRPREGWRRLELVDRLRRREGSGLRFLPLHLALEGLLALHFGPPRVAWKELSRDFLRAGLGVRTESGVPGNLLPGFEDALRTFELHDKQVGMLVYTGEQLASAFVVPSAADYRQLHRTLLADLYGDLVLRYAAVYPEPPLLEATPQFDAARTVADLRVALAAVRRDWATFVQTELLRDLLGRSLMTEPVYSAGTLELDRFVTDLNPAQINHIGERLRRPDGEVLYLKTFQLSAAQTRRAYLLHQLATHEWHLGQAAAVLGQTVPELVERIERAGFGYLLTQAVRETAAKARRA, encoded by the coding sequence ATGTTGACCCTTGAAGGCCTGACCCCTGCCCCGGCCCAGGTGCGCGGCGCCTTTCGGCTGGTGCCGCTGCTGCGCGACCGCCCCTGCGAGGACGTGCGCCTGACCCTGCAGCCCCTGTCGCGGGACGTGAAGGCCGTGGCCCTGCCCGACGGGACCCAGTACGTGGCCTTTGTGCCCCACGCCCTGCACCTGGACTGGGGAGAGGGCCGCCCTCCCGAGGTGGCCCTGGGGGGGCAGGTGGGCCGCCCGCGTGAAGGCTGGCGCCGGCTGGAACTGGTGGACCGGCTGCGCCGGCGCGAGGGAAGCGGCCTGCGCTTTCTGCCGCTGCACCTTGCGCTGGAAGGCCTGCTGGCCCTGCACTTTGGCCCGCCGCGCGTGGCCTGGAAGGAGCTGTCGCGCGACTTTCTGCGCGCTGGCCTGGGGGTGCGTACGGAATCGGGTGTGCCGGGCAACCTGCTGCCGGGCTTCGAGGATGCCCTGCGCACCTTTGAACTCCACGACAAGCAGGTGGGGATGCTGGTGTATACCGGCGAGCAGCTGGCTTCAGCGTTCGTGGTGCCGTCGGCCGCCGATTACCGCCAGCTGCACCGCACGCTGCTGGCCGACCTGTACGGTGACCTCGTGCTGCGGTATGCGGCGGTGTATCCCGAACCGCCGCTGCTCGAGGCCACGCCCCAGTTTGACGCGGCGCGCACCGTGGCTGACCTGCGCGTGGCCCTGGCCGCCGTCCGCCGCGACTGGGCCACCTTCGTGCAGACGGAACTGCTGCGCGACCTGCTGGGCCGCTCTCTGATGACCGAGCCCGTGTATTCAGCCGGAACCCTGGAACTCGACCGTTTTGTCACCGACCTGAATCCGGCCCAGATCAACCACATCGGCGAGCGCCTGCGCCGCCCGGATGGCGAGGTGCTGTACCTCAAAACCTTTCAACTGTCGGCGGCCCAGACCCGGCGGGCCTATCTGCTGCACCAGCTCGCCACCCACGAGTGGCATCTGGGCCAGGCGGCGGCAGTACTGGGTCAGACGGTGCCTGAACTGGTGGAGCGGATTGAACGCGCCGGCTTTGGCTACCTGCTCACCCAGGCCGTGCGGGAGACGGCCGCCAAGGCCCGGCGTGCCTGA
- a CDS encoding NADH:flavin oxidoreductase/NADH oxidase has translation MTADPLLFRPLKVRGLTLPNRVVVSPMCMYSAQQGLANDFHLVHLGQYALGGAGLIFTEATAVSPEGRISPEDLGLWDDRHITALGRVTDFVHAQGGRIGVQLAHAGRKASTYAPWRGRGAVPDERGGWAVLGPDDQPYTEALRTPTPMTADDLAAVPAAFARAARRAEIAGFDAVEIHAAHGYLLHQFLSPLSNSRTDAYGGPFEHRVRLLLEVTRAVREAWPYHKPLFVRLSATDWAEGGWDLDQTLALADLLSREGVDALDISSGGLTPAQQIPVGPAYQSPLAAQVKAAVPDLAVMAVGMIDTPERAEGLLQNGHADLIALGRPLLGDPHWAQAAAQLLGAPLELPAPYARAARTT, from the coding sequence ATGACCGCCGATCCCCTGTTATTCCGCCCCCTCAAGGTGCGCGGCCTGACGCTGCCCAACCGCGTGGTGGTCTCGCCCATGTGCATGTATTCGGCCCAACAGGGCTTAGCCAACGACTTTCATCTGGTACACCTGGGCCAGTACGCCCTGGGCGGCGCTGGGCTCATTTTTACCGAAGCCACGGCGGTCAGCCCCGAAGGCCGCATCAGCCCCGAGGACCTGGGGCTATGGGACGACCGGCACATCACGGCGCTGGGCCGCGTGACGGACTTTGTGCATGCCCAGGGCGGGCGCATTGGCGTGCAACTGGCGCACGCGGGGCGCAAGGCCAGCACCTACGCCCCCTGGCGCGGGCGCGGCGCCGTGCCCGACGAGCGCGGCGGCTGGGCGGTGCTGGGCCCGGACGACCAGCCCTACACAGAGGCGCTGCGCACCCCCACCCCCATGACGGCCGATGATCTGGCCGCTGTGCCCGCCGCCTTTGCCCGCGCCGCCCGCCGCGCCGAGATTGCCGGCTTTGACGCCGTGGAAATTCACGCCGCGCACGGCTACCTGCTGCACCAGTTTCTCTCCCCGCTCTCGAACAGCCGCACCGACGCCTACGGCGGCCCCTTTGAACACCGCGTGCGCCTGCTGCTGGAGGTGACCCGCGCGGTGCGTGAAGCGTGGCCCTACCACAAACCGCTGTTCGTGCGCCTGTCCGCCACCGACTGGGCCGAGGGCGGCTGGGACCTGGACCAGACGCTGGCCCTGGCCGACCTGCTGTCGCGCGAGGGGGTGGACGCCCTGGACATCAGCAGCGGCGGCCTGACCCCGGCGCAGCAGATTCCGGTGGGCCCCGCGTATCAATCGCCGCTGGCCGCCCAGGTGAAGGCCGCCGTGCCGGACCTCGCCGTGATGGCGGTGGGCATGATTGACACCCCAGAGCGCGCCGAGGGCCTGCTACAAAACGGCCACGCCGACCTGATCGCCCTGGGCCGCCCCCTGCTGGGCGATCCCCACTGGGCCCAGGCGGCGGCGCAACTTTTGGGGGCACCGCTGGAACTGCCGGCGCCCTACGCACGGGCCGCACGCACGACGTAA
- a CDS encoding ABC transporter permease produces the protein MRRALRLIRVFTAASVSAQLEYRANFVGAVLASLGEAGVALLGLSLLFSQPGVQQVGGWTFREALLVTGFFMLTEGFISVVVQPNMSKIAEAIRTGNMDFTLLKPIDAQFNVSVRYLNLLRLPDLLLGLGLLVYAASGLNLTLAGWLAAGALYLSALVIVYCIWLGLSTTAFWFVKTQNVTELFNGLFGAARFPATAFPVPVRLLLTFVVPVALITTVPAQALTGTLTPALALVSPLVAAGLFALTRWFWRRAVASYTSASS, from the coding sequence ATGAGGCGCGCCCTGCGCCTGATCCGGGTGTTCACCGCCGCCAGCGTCTCGGCGCAGCTGGAGTACCGCGCCAACTTTGTGGGGGCGGTGCTGGCCAGCCTGGGCGAAGCGGGGGTGGCGCTGCTGGGCCTGTCGCTGCTGTTCAGCCAGCCCGGCGTGCAGCAGGTGGGCGGCTGGACCTTCCGCGAGGCGCTGCTGGTCACGGGCTTTTTCATGCTCACCGAAGGCTTTATCTCGGTGGTGGTGCAGCCGAACATGAGCAAGATTGCCGAAGCCATCCGCACCGGCAACATGGATTTCACGCTGCTCAAGCCCATTGACGCGCAGTTCAACGTGTCGGTGCGGTATCTGAATCTGCTGCGGCTGCCGGACTTGCTGCTGGGCCTGGGTCTGCTGGTCTACGCAGCCAGCGGTCTGAACCTCACGCTGGCCGGGTGGCTGGCGGCGGGCGCGCTGTACCTCTCGGCGCTGGTGATCGTGTACTGCATCTGGCTGGGCCTGAGCACCACCGCCTTCTGGTTCGTGAAAACCCAGAATGTCACCGAACTGTTCAACGGCCTGTTTGGGGCCGCGCGCTTTCCCGCCACCGCCTTTCCGGTGCCGGTGCGCCTGCTGCTGACCTTTGTGGTGCCGGTGGCCCTGATCACCACCGTGCCTGCCCAGGCCCTGACCGGGACCCTGACGCCCGCCCTGGCGCTGGTCTCGCCCCTGGTGGCCGCTGGCCTGTTCGCCCTGACCCGCTGGTTCTGGCGCCGCGCGGTGGCCAGTTACACCAGCGCCAGCAGCTGA
- a CDS encoding ABC transporter permease — MNWAWRKVRVLFATQFALMTEYRAEVVIWMLSGTLSLVMMLVWMAQAEAAPGGQVRGYTPAEFATYFLSTWLISQLMVVWVAWELDPAIRQGQLSPWLLRPLDPFWTYFLGHVAERFVRLPALLGLVALFAWLSGAQFTAQWWAYPAAIGLAVLGFTARFLWEYTIGLLAFWTDSSTSFQELVWLLYAALGGMFAPLAFYPDWVQRVAVWTPFPYMLGLPAQLLSGKATLAQALQGGAVLLAWGLIFGVVRYAVWRVGLRRYGAVGA; from the coding sequence GTGAACTGGGCGTGGCGCAAGGTGCGCGTGCTGTTTGCCACCCAGTTCGCCCTGATGACCGAGTACCGCGCCGAGGTGGTGATCTGGATGCTGTCGGGCACCCTGTCGCTGGTGATGATGCTGGTCTGGATGGCGCAGGCCGAGGCCGCCCCCGGCGGGCAGGTGCGCGGGTACACGCCCGCCGAGTTCGCCACCTACTTTCTGTCCACCTGGCTGATTTCGCAGCTGATGGTGGTGTGGGTGGCCTGGGAACTGGACCCCGCCATTCGCCAGGGGCAGCTGTCGCCGTGGCTGCTGCGTCCGCTGGACCCCTTCTGGACCTACTTTCTGGGCCATGTGGCCGAGCGCTTTGTGCGCCTGCCCGCGCTGCTGGGGCTGGTGGCCCTGTTTGCGTGGCTTTCGGGGGCGCAGTTCACGGCGCAGTGGTGGGCCTACCCGGCGGCTATTGGGCTGGCGGTGCTGGGGTTCACAGCGCGCTTTTTGTGGGAATACACCATCGGCCTGCTGGCCTTCTGGACCGATTCCTCCACCAGCTTTCAGGAACTGGTGTGGCTGCTGTACGCCGCGCTGGGCGGCATGTTCGCGCCCCTAGCCTTTTACCCGGACTGGGTGCAGCGCGTGGCCGTCTGGACCCCTTTTCCTTACATGCTGGGCCTGCCCGCGCAGCTGCTTTCCGGCAAGGCCACGCTGGCCCAGGCCCTGCAGGGCGGCGCGGTGCTGCTGGCCTGGGGCCTGATTTTCGGGGTCGTGCGCTACGCCGTGTGGCGCGTGGGCCTGCGCCGCTACGGCGCGGTGGGGGCATGA